The window CCTCTAGCAATTTATCCAACGGCACAACTCGAGAGACCAAGCCCGCACGTTCCGCTTCAGCCGCATCCATCATCCGCGCAGTCAAGCACATGTCCATCGCTTTAGATTTGGAAATCGCCCGTGGCAGTCTCTGGGTTCCACCAGCTCCAGGCAAAGTCCCCAACTTAATTTCCGGCTGACCGAATTTGGCATTTTCTGCAGCGATAATAAAATCGCACATCATTGCTAACTCACAGCCACCGCCCAAGGCATAACCTGCTACGGCAGCAATCACCGGTTTGCGAATTTGACGTATTTGCTCCCAATTGCGCGTAATGTAATCGTTCTTATAAGCATCCATATAAGAGTAATTCGCCATCGCACCGATATCAGCACCCGCAGCGAACGCTTTCTCACTACCAGTAATGACGATACAACCGATGGTCTCGTCTTTATCAAACGCTTTTAAAGCAAAGCCCAACTCATCCATTAATTGGTCATTTAAAGCATTCAGTGCCTTGGGCCGATTTAAAGTAATGACACCGACTTTATCCTTGGTCTCAACGATGATATTTTGGTATTCCATATAATCTCCTGATTTATTTAAAAAAATTAGTTCACTGACTTAGGCAATAGCAACCACAGCATACCGCGCTGCTTCATGCGACCGGCTAGCTCACCTGCCTCGTTACCAAAACCCCAAAAAAAATCTGCCCGCACAGCGCCACGAATCGCACCGCCAGTATCTTGTGCCATCACTAGCTTCTGAAGAATCTTGCTGCTATTCGGCTGAGTCGTGGATAAGAATACCGGTGCGCCAAGCGGTAAAAATTGCGCATCGACCGCAATAGATCGCCGCCCAATCAAAGGAACACCTAAAGCACCTTTAGGTCCGATACTAGGATCAGCAATTTTTTCCTCTTTGAAAAACACCACGCTCGGATTGGCGTTCAACAATTCATCTTGTCGAGCCGGATTTTTTATTAACCATTCTTTAATCCCTTGGGCTGAAGCCTGCTCTAACTTTAGTTCACCCTTATCGACTAAATAACGCCCTATCGACTTATAAGGGTAGCCATTCTGGTCGGCATAAGCGAGGCGAATAGTCTCGTTGTTATCCTCTAAAACTACTCTACCAGAACCTTGGATTTGCAAAAAGAAGGCGTCAATTGCATCGTCAACCCAAACCAATTCTTTGCCAGTCAACGCCGGTAGGCTGTCAGCACGGGACGCATAAGGCACCACTTTGCTCCCGACCAAGCGCCCACGCAGACGCATATTTTTAAGCTCTGGGTATACGCTAGACAAATCTATCGTCAGCAAGTCCGGCGGAGTACGATATAACGGGGTTTGATAGACGCCGCCACGTTTTCGAGAACCACGCAATAAAGGTTCGTAATACCCCGTCACTAGACCTTCATTCGTACCATCTGGATTAAACACTTGATGCGGCGTGAAAAATGCTTCGAAGAATACCCGTACAGCACCGTTATCTTTTCCATCAACATCTTTAGCGATCGTGCAAGGCTCTTTCCATTCCGGTTTATGGCGTAACGCTGAACATGAACTTAAAAAAGCTGGCCAGGCTTCGGCCAGATTGTCTTGCTGCCACCCCGGCACATCATTAAAACTGACTGGCTTAAATAAGTCGCTAGGCTTGGTCGCAATAGGCGGGATAACAACGGTAGTAGCGCTACCGGGTGGTGTAGTCACCGCCGGTACAGGTACTTTTTTGATCGGTGTCGAGTTGCACGCTGCCAGCAGTACAGCGACAGCGGTCAGGGGTAGAATGGCGGAAAGTTTGAACATGAGGAAAACAAAATGTGGTTATTAGGATTAGAAGCTTGTCTGGCGATGTGTTTATTAATTTTTATTGTGTGGTGGACGATGTTCCAAGGGCAAAGACCTCGTGTACCGCCGACTAAGGTCGAACAAAAATCAGAGCTAGAACCAGAATCAATAACGGCATCAGAGCCAGAATCAAAAAAATAAAGTCAATGCAAGGTGCGTGGCAAAGATAAGACAAATTCAGGAATCGCTACCTCGAATTGATGCGCATCTTCTGCTACGCAAAAATAACTCCCCTTCATACTCCCCTGCGGCGTCTTTAACTGACTGCCGCTACTGTATTCAAAACTTTGTCCCGGCTGCAAAAATGGTTGATGGCCAACAACGCCTAGCCCTTTCACCTCTTCAATATAATCATTGGCATCGGTAATAATCCAATGGCGCGCGATCACTTGCGCTGCCACGGTACCAATATTTTTGATCGTCAGCTTATAAGCAAAGACAAAACTGTTGTGATCGGGATTCGATTGCTCAGCAACATATTCTGTGACGACGGAAACACTCATTTCGTAAGCGGACATAGTTTTCTTTAAATAATTTTCGATTGGTTGATTTTCAGGCGATCAGCTTACACGTTCTCATCAGTTTTCATCCGGCTGGTCTAATAAACCTGACGCAAGTTCGCATCTTACAAAATCGCGAGAGCCATCAGAGTAAAATAGCGCATCCCAACTGCATGCTTATTGATGACACTCACGCCATGACTATTTATCGTATCGCCCCCAGCATCCTCTCAGCCGATTTTGCCCGTTTGGGTGAAGAAGTCCGTAATGTTGTCGCCGCTGGCGCCGACATGATTCATTTTGACGTTATGGACAATCATTATGTGCCAAATCTCACGATAGGGCCTTTAGTCTGCGAAGCAATTCGCCCTCATGTGCAAGTACCAATTGATGTGCACCTGATGGTAAAACCTGTTGACCGCATTATTCCTGATTTTGCCAAAGCGGGTGCAAATCTGATCAGCTTTCATCCTGAAGGTTCAGAACATATCGACCGCAGCCTGCAATTAATCCGTGATTGTGGCTGTAAAGCAGGTTTGGTCTTTAATCCCGCCACACCCTTGCAAGTCTTAGAAAATGTCATGGACAAGCTGGATCTGATTTTGTTGATGTCCGTCAACCCCGGCTTTGGCGGCCAGTCTTTTATTCCACACACATTGAAAAAGATCGCTGCCGTCAGAAGGCTGATTGATGAATCGGGCCGCAATATTTTGTTGCAAGTAGATGGTGGCGTCAAAATCGACAATATCGCCGAAATCGCCAGAGCGGGAGCCGACACCTTCGTTGCGGGCTCTGCAATTTTCGGCAAACCCGATTACACCGCAGTCATCAATGCCATGCGCGCCGAATTGGCGACTGTGTAAATATTTATAAAACATAGTGTCCAATCATTCTGCGGCTCCCAGACCAATATCGGGCTGGAAGCCCCAGAATTATTGGACGTCTTATTTCATTATTTTATGCTGAAAAATATCAAAGCCGTCATCATCGATCTCGATGGCACCATGATCGATACCGCGCCAGATTTTCTGCTTGCGATTAACCGGATGCGCGCCGAACTATCGCTATCGCCTTTAGACATCACCACCATTACCAATTTTGTCGGAAAAGGATCGGAGAATCTGATCCATAGAGTGCTGGCGGTCGACTTTGATCAGGAGAAAATCGCCACTCATTTTGACGCAGCAATGGCTGCTTATCAGCGCCATTATCTTGCCATTAACGGCGACTACAGCAAGCTCTATCCCAACGTAATTGAAGGATTAGAAGCCATGCGCAGCCTTGGATTACGCATGGCTTGCGTCACTAATAAACCCGTCAACTTCACCACGCCGCTGCTATTAAAGAAAGGTTTAGCCAGCTATTTTGAGATCGTCTATGGCGGCGACTCTTTCCCGCGCAAAAAACCCGATCCGATGGCGCTGCTACAAGTGTGTGCTGATTTTGATTTACCGCCTGCGCAAGTTCTGGCTATTGGCGACTCCTCAAACGACGCCCAGGCCGCTCGTGCAGCAGGTTGCCCGGTGTTGCATGTACCCTACGGCTACAACCATGGCGAAGCTATACAAAATATTGACACTGATGGTATAGTCCAAAACTTATTGGAAGCAGCTAAGCTAATTTCTACATAAGATTCAGTAAAGATTCGCCCCAAATTCAACTAACGTTCAACCACCTAAGAATGTTCCTTACTATAAAACGTTTCGCAATCACACTAGGCTCGTTTGAGGCCTGGCTATGGCGACGCTGGCAATCTACCTGATTCCGCGCAGGCGTCTGCTCGCCCTATCCTTGAGCATGTGCCTAAAACCGTTTTTTTCATCTAGTCTTATCCGCCTTCATCCTCGAATTGCATAGAGGCGGCTGAAAGCACATCATGACCGAACTCGAATTTAAATCGTTGGCCGCGCAAGGCTACAACCGTATTCCTATGATCGCGGAAGCATTTGCGGATCTGGAAACGCCCTTAACGCTATACCTGAAACTGGCACAAACCCAGAACACAGGTAAGAACACCTTCCTGCTGGAATCAGTGATGGGAGGTGAACGCTTTGGACGTTATTCCTTCATCGGTCTGCCGGCCAACACCTTGATGCGTAGCTACGGCAACCGCAGCGAAGTCGTCAAAGACGGTAAAGTAATCGAAACCGTAGAGGGAAATCCGCTCGAATTCATCGCCGAATTCCAATCCCGCTTCAAGGTCGCACTGCGCCCCGGTTTGCCTCGCTTCTGCGGCGGTCTGGCAGGCTATTTTGGCTACGACGCTGTCCGCTATGTCGAAAAGCGCTTACAACACAGCACCCCAAAAGATGATCTTGGCTTACCTGATATTCAATTATTGGTGACTGAAAAGCTCGCCGTCATCGACAATCTCTCTGGCAAATTATATTTGATCGTCTATGCCGACCCGACTCAACCCGAAGCCTGGTCCAAAGCCCGACAGCGTCTGCGCGATTTACGCGCGATGTTGCGCCGTAGTGTTGATGCTCCCGTCACATCCGCATCGGTCCGAACAGAATCGATACGTGATTTTGCCAAAGCTGATTACCTCAAAGCCGTCGAAAAAGCCAAAGAATACGTCATGGCTGGCGATCTGATGCAAGTACAAATCGGTCAACGCATCCGCAAGCCTTATGTCGATTCGCCGCTGTCACTGTATCGCGCATTGCGCTCGCTGAATCCATCGCCGTACATGTATTTCTACAATTTTGGCGATATGCAAATCATCGGTGCGTCACCAGAAATCTTAGTACGTAACGAACAACTCAGTGACAGCAATAAAAAAGTCACAATACGCCCGCTGGCAGGTACACGACCACGCGGAAATACGCCGGAGCTTGACGCACAACTCGCCAAAGAGTTACTAGCAGATCCGAAAGAAATCGCCGAGCACGTCATGCTAATCGACCTCGCACGCAACGACGTGGGCCGCATCGCCAAAACCGGCAGCGTCAAAGTGACCGATCAGATGGTGATCGAAAAATACTCCCACGTACAGCACATCGTCTCGAATGTCGAAGGCATTCTGCAAGATGGCTTATCCAATCTTGATGTGCTAAAAGCGACCTTTCCTGCCGGCACTTTATCTGGTGCGCCCAAGGTCAGAGCCATGGAACTCATCGATCAGCTAGAGCCTACCAAGCGTGGCATTTACGGTGGTGCTTGTGGCTATTTATCCTTCGGCGGCGAAATGGATTTGGCCATTGCTATACGTACTGGTGTTTTAAAGGATGGCATGCTGCATGTGCAGGCGGCTGCGGGGATCGTCGCCGACTCCGTGCCAGAAATGGAATGGCAAGAAACCGAAAATAAAGCACGCGCTGTTTTACGCGCGGCAGAACAAGTGCAAGATGGCCTAGACGGGGAGATATAAATGTTACTCATGATCGACAACTACGATTCCTTCACCTACAACCTGGTGCAATATTTTGCCGAGTTGGGCGAAGAGGTCCGCACCTATCGCAATGATGAAATCACGCTAGATGAAATCACCGCGATGAAACCCGATCGTATCTGTATTTCTCCCGGCCCTTGCACACCGCATGAGGCTGGCATCTCGGTGCCTTTGATCGAACGCTTTTCCGGTCAACTTCCGATCCTTGGGGTGTGCCTTGGGCATCAAAGTATAGGTGCCGCTTTTGGAGGCAAGATCATCCGCGCTAAACAAGTGATGCATGGTAAAACCTCTCCGATTGCACATACTGGTGTTGGTGTGTTCAGCGACTTGCCTAGTCCTTACACCATCACGCGCTATCACTCACTGGCAATTGAGCGTTCAAGCTTACCCGCTTGTCTGGAAGTCACCGCTTGGACCGGGGACGGCGAAATCATGGGTGTGCGCCATAAGGAATTTGATTTACAGGGTGTGCAATTCCATCCTGAATCGATCTTGTCTGAGCATGGTTACGCGCTGTTGAAAAACTTTTTGATCGGAAAATAAGATGACCATCTCCCAACAAGAAGCGTTGACCCGGCTGATCGAACACCGTGAAATTTTTCACGACGAAATGCTGTATCTGTTCCGCAAAATCATGGGTGGCGAAATGTCTCCTGTGATGATCACCGCACTGACCATGGGTCTGCGGGTGAAAAAAGAAAGCATAGGAGAAATCACCGCAGCAGCGCAGGTTATGCGTGAGTTCTCGACCAAAGTCCCGCTGGCAAATACCACGAACATGATCGACATCGTCGGTACAGGTGGGGACGGCGCTCACACTTTTAACATCTCTACCGCATCGATGTTTGTGACTGCCGCAGCGGGTGCGCGTGTCGCCAAACATGGTGGTCGCAGCGTATCGTCATCCTCCGGTAGTGCAGACGTATTGGAATCTCTGGGCGTAAATATCAATTTGAAGCCAGAACAAATTGCTCAATCCATCGCACAGACTGGTATCGGCTTTATGTTCGCACCGAATCATCATGCCGCGATGAAGCATGCCGCTCCCGTACGTAAAGAACTTGGCGTGCGAACGATATTTAATATTCTTGGACCACTGACTAATCCGGCTGGCGCACCCAATATTTTGATGGGCGTATTCCATCCCGATCTGGTCGGTATTCAAGTCCGCGTATTACAACGTCTCGGTGCACAACATGCGCTGGTGGTGTGGGGACGCGACAATATGGATGAAGTTTCGCTCGGCGCCCCCACTATGGTTGGCGAACTGGTGAATGGCGAAATCCGCGAATACGATATTCATCCAGAAGATTTTGGTCTGAACATGGTCTCCAATCGTCAGCTCAGAGTATCTGGTGCGGAAGAATCTAAAGCTAAAATTATGGAAGTCATGCACAACGTACCTGGGGCTGCGACTGATATCGTGAGTTTGAATGCCGGTGCCGCACTGTACGGCGCGGGCATCGCCGACTCCATCGCCGATGGCGTCAAAAAAGCACAGGCAGCTATCGCCTCCGGCGCCGCTCTCGCCAAGCTAGAGCAATTGGTGCAGGTCACACAGCAACTAGGTAAAGGGACGTAATCGTGTCAGATATTCTGAATAAAATTCTGGCAGTCAAAGTCGATGAAGTAGCTGCTGCTAAAAAATACCAATCGTATGCCAGCCTGCGTGGCGAAGTCGAAAGCGATACCGAAGCACGTGCAACGTTGCGCGGATTTGAAGCCAGTTTGCGGAATAAAATCAGCGCTGGTCAGGCAGGTGTGATTGCTGAAATCAAAAAAGCTTCACCGTCCAAAGGCATACTTCGCGCCGACTTTAAACCTGCTGATATCGCGCTCAGTTACGCAGACCACGGTGCAGCTTGCTTGTCTGTGTTGACTGATGAACAGTTCTTCCAGGGGGCGCCCGATTATTTAAAACAAGCGCGGGCGGCTTGCAGCATTCCCGCTCTGCGCAAAGACTTCCTGATTGATCCTTATCAGGTCTATCAAGCTCGCAGTTGGGGCGCGGACTGTATTCTATTGATTGTATCGGCACTCGATCACGGCCTGATGGCAGAACTCGAAGCCTGCGCGCATGAGCTAGGCATGGATGTACTGGTAGAAGTGCATGACGGTGAAGAACTCGACGCCGCATTAAAACTAAACACTAATTTATTAGGGATCAACAACCGTAACTTGCGCACCTTTGATGTGACGTTGGATACGACGATCGGTTTATTGCCACGCATCTCGTCAGACAAATTAGTCATCACCGAATCGGGCATCATGAGCAGCGCCGACGTCAAACGCATGCGTGATGCCAACGTCCACGGCTTCTTGGTCGGAGAGGCATTTATGCGGGCAGAAAATCCGGGACTGGAATTGCAGAAGTTGTTCTTCTAAAGTATGTAATTTGATTGTCCAATGATAATGCGGCTTCTGGCGTGTGTTTGGCCTGCGAGGCGCATAATCATTGGAGGGCTCATTTAAGAAAAGAGCTTCTAAAAAATGGCGTTAGTTCTCCGCTACTTACCTCATTTACCACTTACAGCCTTTACCACTAACCGCACTCACCGCTAAAGGAATCGCCGTTAGCAAGCCAACAAACCTAACATTACCTAAGGCTTGACCATCTGGGTGCGCCACCATGCAGTCTTCGAGGTGAGCATCATTAATGTCGGCTGCCAATTTCGACTCCAGCGTCATTGTTTGTTGAGTCATCGGTATTTGCGCTATGACATTATAATTGCGCTTCTTTTCACTTCGCTGAAAATTACTGCGTACAGCTTCCAAATCCAAGCCAGGTACTATCGCGGGGTGAGCATCCTCCAGAGAGAACTTCTCCATCACTTGTTGATCTAAGCCGCTTGTTATTGAGGACGTTTTACTATTTTTTTGTACAAAATAAACTTTATTGATTGACGCTGCTGTCGCTGTTAATGTTATTTTCTCAGCCAATCGTTCTGCTACTGGCCCTGGCATCACTACTTTGACCTGAGCCGGATTAATCAAATCAATAGAGGTTCTTGCAAAACGAAACACCGGAGAGTAATTTTATTGCGAGAAGCGCAAAATAGATGAGAAAGGAGCGGCCATTTCTGGCAAGATGAAAGTGACTAAACAACCATCTGCGCTCCGCTATGAATCCTACACAACGCCTGCTGATAATG of the Undibacterium sp. 5I1 genome contains:
- a CDS encoding enoyl-CoA hydratase, with the protein product MEYQNIIVETKDKVGVITLNRPKALNALNDQLMDELGFALKAFDKDETIGCIVITGSEKAFAAGADIGAMANYSYMDAYKNDYITRNWEQIRQIRKPVIAAVAGYALGGGCELAMMCDFIIAAENAKFGQPEIKLGTLPGAGGTQRLPRAISKSKAMDMCLTARMMDAAEAERAGLVSRVVPLDKLLEEALAAATVIASMSLPIVMMVKDSVNRAYETTLAEGVQYERRLFHSSFGTEDQKEGMKAFIEKRPANFKNQ
- the apaG gene encoding Co2+/Mg2+ efflux protein ApaG — encoded protein: MSAYEMSVSVVTEYVAEQSNPDHNSFVFAYKLTIKNIGTVAAQVIARHWIITDANDYIEEVKGLGVVGHQPFLQPGQSFEYSSGSQLKTPQGSMKGSYFCVAEDAHQFEVAIPEFVLSLPRTLH
- a CDS encoding murein transglycosylase A; translation: MFKLSAILPLTAVAVLLAACNSTPIKKVPVPAVTTPPGSATTVVIPPIATKPSDLFKPVSFNDVPGWQQDNLAEAWPAFLSSCSALRHKPEWKEPCTIAKDVDGKDNGAVRVFFEAFFTPHQVFNPDGTNEGLVTGYYEPLLRGSRKRGGVYQTPLYRTPPDLLTIDLSSVYPELKNMRLRGRLVGSKVVPYASRADSLPALTGKELVWVDDAIDAFFLQIQGSGRVVLEDNNETIRLAYADQNGYPYKSIGRYLVDKGELKLEQASAQGIKEWLIKNPARQDELLNANPSVVFFKEEKIADPSIGPKGALGVPLIGRRSIAVDAQFLPLGAPVFLSTTQPNSSKILQKLVMAQDTGGAIRGAVRADFFWGFGNEAGELAGRMKQRGMLWLLLPKSVN
- the trpD gene encoding anthranilate phosphoribosyltransferase gives rise to the protein MTISQQEALTRLIEHREIFHDEMLYLFRKIMGGEMSPVMITALTMGLRVKKESIGEITAAAQVMREFSTKVPLANTTNMIDIVGTGGDGAHTFNISTASMFVTAAAGARVAKHGGRSVSSSSGSADVLESLGVNINLKPEQIAQSIAQTGIGFMFAPNHHAAMKHAAPVRKELGVRTIFNILGPLTNPAGAPNILMGVFHPDLVGIQVRVLQRLGAQHALVVWGRDNMDEVSLGAPTMVGELVNGEIREYDIHPEDFGLNMVSNRQLRVSGAEESKAKIMEVMHNVPGAATDIVSLNAGAALYGAGIADSIADGVKKAQAAIASGAALAKLEQLVQVTQQLGKGT
- the trpC gene encoding indole-3-glycerol phosphate synthase TrpC, producing the protein MSDILNKILAVKVDEVAAAKKYQSYASLRGEVESDTEARATLRGFEASLRNKISAGQAGVIAEIKKASPSKGILRADFKPADIALSYADHGAACLSVLTDEQFFQGAPDYLKQARAACSIPALRKDFLIDPYQVYQARSWGADCILLIVSALDHGLMAELEACAHELGMDVLVEVHDGEELDAALKLNTNLLGINNRNLRTFDVTLDTTIGLLPRISSDKLVITESGIMSSADVKRMRDANVHGFLVGEAFMRAENPGLELQKLFF
- the trpE gene encoding anthranilate synthase component I, with the translated sequence MTELEFKSLAAQGYNRIPMIAEAFADLETPLTLYLKLAQTQNTGKNTFLLESVMGGERFGRYSFIGLPANTLMRSYGNRSEVVKDGKVIETVEGNPLEFIAEFQSRFKVALRPGLPRFCGGLAGYFGYDAVRYVEKRLQHSTPKDDLGLPDIQLLVTEKLAVIDNLSGKLYLIVYADPTQPEAWSKARQRLRDLRAMLRRSVDAPVTSASVRTESIRDFAKADYLKAVEKAKEYVMAGDLMQVQIGQRIRKPYVDSPLSLYRALRSLNPSPYMYFYNFGDMQIIGASPEILVRNEQLSDSNKKVTIRPLAGTRPRGNTPELDAQLAKELLADPKEIAEHVMLIDLARNDVGRIAKTGSVKVTDQMVIEKYSHVQHIVSNVEGILQDGLSNLDVLKATFPAGTLSGAPKVRAMELIDQLEPTKRGIYGGACGYLSFGGEMDLAIAIRTGVLKDGMLHVQAAAGIVADSVPEMEWQETENKARAVLRAAEQVQDGLDGEI
- a CDS encoding phosphoglycolate phosphatase — translated: MLKNIKAVIIDLDGTMIDTAPDFLLAINRMRAELSLSPLDITTITNFVGKGSENLIHRVLAVDFDQEKIATHFDAAMAAYQRHYLAINGDYSKLYPNVIEGLEAMRSLGLRMACVTNKPVNFTTPLLLKKGLASYFEIVYGGDSFPRKKPDPMALLQVCADFDLPPAQVLAIGDSSNDAQAARAAGCPVLHVPYGYNHGEAIQNIDTDGIVQNLLEAAKLIST
- a CDS encoding aminodeoxychorismate/anthranilate synthase component II; this translates as MLLMIDNYDSFTYNLVQYFAELGEEVRTYRNDEITLDEITAMKPDRICISPGPCTPHEAGISVPLIERFSGQLPILGVCLGHQSIGAAFGGKIIRAKQVMHGKTSPIAHTGVGVFSDLPSPYTITRYHSLAIERSSLPACLEVTAWTGDGEIMGVRHKEFDLQGVQFHPESILSEHGYALLKNFLIGK
- the rpe gene encoding ribulose-phosphate 3-epimerase — protein: MTIYRIAPSILSADFARLGEEVRNVVAAGADMIHFDVMDNHYVPNLTIGPLVCEAIRPHVQVPIDVHLMVKPVDRIIPDFAKAGANLISFHPEGSEHIDRSLQLIRDCGCKAGLVFNPATPLQVLENVMDKLDLILLMSVNPGFGGQSFIPHTLKKIAAVRRLIDESGRNILLQVDGGVKIDNIAEIARAGADTFVAGSAIFGKPDYTAVINAMRAELATV